The Phocoena sinus isolate mPhoSin1 chromosome 8, mPhoSin1.pri, whole genome shotgun sequence nucleotide sequence gaataaagacgcagatgtctagaatggacttgaggacacggggaaggggaagggtaagctgagacgaagtgagagagtggcatgcagatatatacactaccaagtgtaaaatagatagctagtaggaagcagccgcatagcacagggagatcagctcggtgctttgtgatcacctagaggggtgggataaggtgggtgggagggagatgcaagagggagggtatatggggatatatgtatgcatatagctgattcactttgttatacagcagaaactaacacaacattgcaaagcaattatactccaataaagatgttaaaaaaataaaaaagaggggcttccctggtggcgcagtggttgagagtccgcctgccgatgcaggggacacgggttcgtgccccggtccgggaggattccacgtgccgtggagcggctgtgcccgtgggccatggccgctgagcctgagcgtccagagcctgtgctccgcaacgggagaggccgcatcagtgagaggcccgcgtactgcaaaaaaaaaataaataaaataaaataaaaaagatacatgcactgcaatgttcaaagaagcattatttacaattgccaagatatggaagcaacctaagtgtccatcgacagacgaatggttaaagaatatgtggtacatatatacaatggaatattactcagccataaaagagaatgaaattttgccattagCAGtcacatggatggacttggaggtcATTAtccttagtgaagtaagtcagagaacaacaaatactgtatgctatccttatatgtggaatctaaaaaacacaaccaACTGGTGAATATAactaaaaagaagcagactcagagatatggagaacaaactagtggttgctggtgggggaggggcaagatagggatgggggaggggaaggcacaCACTATTGGGTATAAAATAGGccacaaggatgtactgtacagtatggggaatatagccaatagttGGTAatgactgtaaatggagtgtaacctttaaaaattgtattaaaaagaaaaaaacaggggcttccctggcggcgcagtggttgagagtccgcctgccgatgcaggggacacgggttcgtgccccggtccgggaggatcccacatgccgcggagcggctgggcccgtgagccatggccgctgagcctgcgcgtccggagcctgtcctccgcaacgggagaggccacaacagtgagaggcccgcgtaacgcataaaaaaaaaaaaaaaaaaaaaaaaaagaaaaaaccaaagaaacCCCTCAAACCAATCACAACAGTGCAAGAAGAAAGTTCAGCGTCTGAGGCAGCATGAAGAGGTGACCAAACGCTCTTGCACTCAGGTCCAGGAAATCACTGCGACAGGCACTGAGAAACTAGTGGTACCAGATgtgattttcaaaaagaaattggTAATCTGGATTTGTCTGtaaatctcctgatttttaaataaggcaactaattcaaaataagaaacaaaacaaaagctcaaaacacaagcaaaaaaaaaaaaattgtgtgtgtgtgcgcataccGAACAAAAATATAGCTGTAGGACCCACTGGACCATGCCTTCCATCTTGTGAGGGGGCCTCTGTCTTAGGATAGAAAGGTTGTGGGGAGGATTACTTCATATATTTCTTGCATATTTTGGGGCTCTCTGGGAATCTCCATCTCCTAAATGCTAGGAAATGGAAGGGTCATCAAAGGTTTTATAGGTTGTCAATGTTTGCTGAGTCGGCCTTGCTAAATTGAACAATATGGAGACAGTGTTaacatgttaaatattttattcacattgTTTACAAACTGTATCCACCTGGAAAACAcatgaatctaaaaaatagactattttacagtcattcacattttttaaaaacaagttactTTTGACGTGAAACTCTAAGATGGAGGCCCTCGGCCTGTATTGTCGTTCAGTGCCTCATCACATGAGGCTTCCTGCTCTGGGGAAGGAGTTCTAGGGGCAGTCCATCCAGCTGGAGGTCACTAATGGCTCACCTACCAGTGACTGATGAGAAAACGTCAGTGCATACTTTAACTTGTGAACATTCACTGGTGTATATCCAACGTCGCTAATTTTGTCAAGGAAATATGCATTTTAGAGCTTGCATACTCATCGGGTGGGAAGACAAAACAAGAGGCTCGTAATTTAATTGGCCATTACAGAGCCATCAAGACATTCCCTGTTCTATAAAGGTGTAACATCTTGCCCACAGACAGAATCAATGAATTACGATTTTATTGTGTTGACAACTTGAATCATAGAAACAGAGGTGATTTGGAAATTGATGTAAGCGTCTGTCGACTCTTTGCACATCTGATGCCTCCCACCTAGGAGAAGAGGGGGAATACACTCAGCCAGAATTAAGAATGTGCCTAATTTTGTGTTACTGCAGAAGGATGGCCATGGGAGTTTTGCTGAGTGGCTAAAAAGATGTTCTGGTTAAGAAACTCGCTATTAACCTATGCTAAATCCACTTATGTACCAGCTTGATGGCTTAGCTCCTTTACTAATTAAGAAACTTTTCTATGGAATTCGActttaacaatttaaaatctaCAGTATGTTTGTCTTACCCACATCTCACCCCGTCCTACTATATTAACTACAAACTCATCACTTCTGTTTCGCTTTGTGAGCTGCCACAGTTAACTATGTGAAAACTTTTGAGCCTTTGGAATGGGAGCACCGGATGAGCCTCTAACAGCAGAATTGGATCCTTTTTCTCTGAGCAGCAGCAATAGCACAGGGCATTGTGGTTCTGCAACTCTTGACTAGGGAAGTGATGTTTGATCTGGGTACCACAAAAGAtcatccctcctcccctcgggtaaaaaaaaaaaaaaaaaaggaatttcttaAGGGTTGCTGTCATCACCCCCAAGTAGACAACAACTCTGAATCCAAATGTAAGCTGAGATGTGGAGAAATTTTATCAGCACGTTTGCaggcttttaaaaaagtgaacttTCAAGGTCTATTGCAATCTATTTGTTTTAAGAGACAGAAATCCATAAAATGAGCTTGATGATGGAGGAGATCATAGCTTGTCTTCTTGCCACCCGTGTGCGTTTTTTCCAAATTTGTATACTAATCTTCGGTCGACCCGTTCCAGAATTCCTGTTTTATAGTAGTACCTGTGAAAGACAGCAGAAGAGGGACGTGAGGAGGGTTCATACCCTGGGAAAACAACAGCGCGTTCCTCTTTCCTCTCAGGTGACAGGCTGGTCTTTCGTTACCCTGGTATTTTCACACCCTCTTATCAACTTACACTTAAACCTTTCCCAGTCATCTTGAAGAGCGAACCTCACCACATCTGGTtcaaaacgtgtgtgtgtgtgtgtgtgtgtgtgtgtgtgtgtgtgtgtgtctgatagCCTGGCTTCAGAGTGATCCCCGGGGAACACTGCCAAGAATGGAAAGGACGGCGTGTCAGTTTACAAACCCTAATCCCACCTGTACCTAAGAGCTGAAGTGTTGTCTCATGACACTTTTTATATAACTCTGCCTGAAGGCTCACGGCATTTCGTGCTGTTCACTTACCTCAGAGCTCTGCTCAACTTTTCATACGTCATTCtgtcatttctcttcctctgtccccACATCTTTGCCAGGGCTTCTGATTTAACCACCCGAAAAATACCTTGTTCCCTATCTTCCCATTCCAGAATGCCACAGTTTTCCTCAGGAGATAGAAGCAGGTCTCTCACAAATTCCCATAGGTGAGAGCTCTGGAGGCCtttagggagggaaaaaaagtgagctaaaaattaaaacagaaaaattgaagAGTTGTACAACTTCTCATGAACCCATGAGAAATGCTCCTTCATGGTTATTTCCCAAAGTGATGACCGAGCGCTCTACTTGGAACCATACCTAGCtgtgaaatgttttcttctaCTGGGAACCATACCTAGCTGTGAAATGTCCTCTTCTACTAAAGTaattacaacacacacacagagacatccTATTTACATCGACCAGCAACACTGGCTCACGAACTTTCCCTGCTCGATGGAACTACCAACTAATTCTAGGGAATTAATGAAATGACAGTCGAATGAcgtttccattcttctttctgaaaaGCAGTGTGGTTGTACTGAGATCCCATAGCTACAACTGTCTGGCTGGACTAATCCTACAATTATGTTTTGCATGAAAAACTGGTATTTCTCTTGTTCCATTGTATCATAGTTAAGACTTGCTCTGGAGCCTGGCTGGCTGGGTTTGGGTCCTGAATTCACCTCTTCTAGCTCTGTAACCAAATCTCTCTAGTTATCTTCTCTCTAAAATGGGTTAGTaagtgataaatggaatatttataaatggaatggaatacttacaaatggaatatttcctgccgtatcaataaacaaaagatgtcacagtcatcaatGATTGCAACCCTCCAACGTAAGCCGGTGAGCCCTGAGGCGACTCAGGGCTGAAAAGGAtccctgccatctagcagccatcagactgcagccactccctaaggtgagccctgaggaaactcaggatgtgaaaatacaggatactggccccaggtagctgaggtgcatatcaaaggaatgatttcactgagtccagactcttgcatcttcccatacctAGAAAAGCGCTGAATTCCTTAAGTTGAGACATTTGGTtgtctttaattaacaataatctttatgacagacactaggtccatccacctcactaaaaataactcaatttcgttctttttatggctaatattccattgtatgtatgtgccaggtcttctttatccactcatctgttgatggacacttaggttgcttccatgtcccagctattgtaaataaagctgcaataaacattgtggtacaagactctttttgaattatggttttctcaggggacATGCCcagtaataaagcagaaactaacacaccattgtaaagcaattatactccaatgaagatgttagaaaaacaaaaaacaaaaatcaatactcTTCTGACGTTCCGATTACCTGCTCTTTGCTGCAAAACTCCTGTatctcctggctcctcccttcgCCTCCTTGgggcagtttctcagagttaCCTGGACcgctgtctcccgggctgcagtcctcattttgccccccaaaaacttaactcgcaactcccatgttgtgcattttttttaagtcaacataaGAGTGCCTACCTCATAGCACAGGTTAGAGGATTATGATTTAATACATGTTAAACGGCTAGAACCAAGCCCAGCAGGCTCGACCCTGTCCTGGGTAGATCTTAGTTCTGGGAAAGCTAACAGAATTGCCGACTCATGGGGTTTCTTTAGTATCATCCCTGAGTACTTCAGTGAGAAGGATTCACAGTAGACCAGGAGAAGCAAACCCTTATTCAGAAATTTAACATGGTTAGAACATTACTTTAATTCTCCTAATACCATTTCCaagtcaaaagaaagaaattggatttTGATAACACTTATAACAGTAATCATCAATTTCTCTGCTATGTTCTTTGGGAAATAACGGGACTCACTCAAACACTGAGTCTCAAAGCTTATTAAAGTAGATTACTTTGTCTCATGAATGGTTTTAAGAAATTACCAATGACAGATGGCATCTCTTACACTTACTTGTTCGACTATGACTGTGGCAGTCTTGAGTTTTGATGCCACTTGTCTTCAAGCAACTGGAAACAGCGTCTGCAACAGAGTGATTTACAGCTGTAGGAAGGAAGCTGGAGGCCACGTTCCGACCTCAAATCACACCAAATGAGCAACTATTAATTGAACACCTTTGTGGTAGGAGACAGCGTGCTGGGCTCTTTGGGAATAATTAGTAAGTTTAAGGAGGGTTTGTATTCAAAACTGgggccctactgtgtgccaggttccGGGCTCTGAGCTGGAGATAGAAAGTGAACAACACAGACTTGGTCCCTGTTCACCCGGAGGTTAAGGACTATTGGGCAAGGAAAACACAAGTGAAACACAAATCGCCATTGAGTTAAGTGTTATGAAGGAAGGAGGCCTTAGATAGAGAACGAGGCGGAGGAAAACACCTGCTGTAGATGGGGTGGCCAGGGCGAGTCTCCTGGAAGGGAGACACTCACGCTGATGTCAGGAGGTGGGAGGGTGTCCCAGAGGGAaggagcagcatgtgcaaagccAAGGGTGGCGACCAGGCAGACCCGTGGGGTGCCCAGGCGTGGCGGTAGGGGCACCGGGCTGCCGGCAGGTCACGTGGGCACATGGTAAggatgtgggatttttttttttttttttttttttttttgtggtatgcgggcctctcactgctctggcctctcccgttgcagagcacaggctccagacgcgcaggctcagcggccatggctcgcgggcccagccgctccgcggcatgtgggatcctcccggaccggggcacgaacccgcgtcccctgcatcggcaggcggactctcaaccactgtgccaccagggaagcccgggacgtGGGATTTTATTCAAAGAGTAAAGCGAAGACTTAGGACTTTAACAAGGTCTACTTTTTAAGAAGATCCCTCTGGCTAGTGTGTGGAGAACACACGAGAAGGGACACAGGTAAAAGCAAAGAGAGTAGAGCTTATGAAAAGCAGAAAGCAAGGCGTGACCTCAAGGCCGAGTTAAACTAGAAATCATGCTGTAAGTCTGAGACACTCACGTTGCTGCAAAGTgtatatgattaaaaaataaaaggtggtaCCAGatcacccctccctgcccccacatcACTTGCTCAGCccgctccagccacactggcctcccggCTCCTTCTGAAACTCACGGGCACATCCCGTCTCGGGGCACTTGCTCCCTCTGCCCTCAGTGCTCTTCCCTTGGATGTCCAGGGGCTCACGCCCTCATCGCCATCTTTGCTCAAAGTCACCTTCTCAGCGAGGCCTTCTCTGACTGCCTGAGCTGGAATTGCACACGCTCACCCTACTCAACACTCCATgtgctagttttattttttgctgtcaTATTCATCACCATGgagcatattatatatatatttattttgctcacTGGCTGACTTTCCCCACTAGAGGGCAGGGATTTGTGTTCCCACCTGTAtcccccagcacctagcacagtgctgggcatatagtaggtgctcagtaagtattgtGGAGCGGCCACCACGCTGCACTCACCTTCCCTGCTGTAGGGACATGATGCTATAAATACTGAATGACAGAATAAGTATGCTGTCCACGGAGGGAATGGTGTCCTGTGTACCACACCACCGCCCAGGGGGGGCCTGTCTCAGTGCCAGTGGGTCTTGTCACTCCCTGGCGTGACATCCTGCAGTGGTACCTTGTGGTCTCCTGCACAGAGGCTGCCACGTTAGTCAGGCCTTTCACACATGGACCTCCACCCAGTTCTCCAGGCTTATCCCTTGCTGCTCCCCAGCTTCGTTCCTCCTTTGGGTCAGATGGTCCCAATGGGGCTTGACTTTCTCCTGCTTCCTTTGCACATGCTTCCCGCTCCCCACTTCCACCCAGCTGACCCCACTTTCACAAAACCTCGTCAGGAAGTCTTCTCGGAACTCACCCTCTGGGTTAGAGCCCTCTCTGTCCCATAGCGCCTGCGTGTTCCTCAGTGTTCCAGCATTGGTCCCTTTCTACCTCTACCGCAGAGGTCCATCTCGTCCGTTCTTCATGTGTACTAACAGCTGATATTAAAGGAGTGCTTACTAAGTGCCAAGTGCTTGTAAGGGCTTCACATACAGCATCTCATTTAATACCTGCCACGACCCTGTGTGGTATAATCGCTATTTCCATTTATTGAGGAGCAACTGAAGCCCACAGAGTTTAAGAATTTCATCCAGAGAggtggagccaggacttgaacccacagcAGTTCCGTTTCAAAGCAGATGTTCACAATTCCTGCTTCAGCATGTCTTTCATGGCAGGTGTTCAATAGATacttaaagaataattattaaagtTTGTTGAGTGTTTGCTACTGCCAGGTGCTCACCCAATCTCACCCACCCTTAGGATGCACGTTTCTTACTCTCCCACTTTACGTACAAGAAGACAGAGGTATCAGGTGCCTGGGCGTCTCCCTGGAGGTCCTTCACTCACGGGCTCACGAGTGCTGAGACACAGTGTACTCTCTGTAGCAGGCATGGGAAGGACGTCACGAAACAGGTCCCAGGCTCTCCTCTCAGGGAACTTGCACCCAAGTGGGAAGGAATGTCCAGTGAACAAACGGCCTATTTCAGTTGCTGATAAATGCCATGGAGAGGAATGCAGCAGGATGGGAGGGGCTGAGCGATGCTGCAATGGTAATAAGAGCGAACAGACAAAGCTCCCGGACAAGGAGATGGCTGAGCAGAACGGAGCGAGCCCTGGCGATGTCTGGGGAGCACGATCCACGTCATGTGCCTGCCTGACGTCGGAGCTGAGATCGCATGTGAACAGTCCGGCATCAGGGCCCTCAGCCCTAATAACTGCCGTGCGTGATTCTCTGGAACAAACAATGACACGAATGCGTGACTTCAACTCTCGGGGTCCCTTCGGCCTCTCCTCCACCCTTTCCTACATTACAGCCTGGAATTGTACTGATGTGGGAAAACGGGCCCATGCACACGGGCCAAGCCACAGTGAATGCTCAGGTGAGATCAGCTGACAGTGGGGTTGCCGCCAGGTAGAGAGAGGTGAATGCAGGTGAGCAGGTGAGCAGGGCTGACGGTCGGTTGATCAAGACCGAGAAAGGGTTCTGCCCTCCTATCTGATCCAATGTCACGCTCTGCGGCTTCACCTGCAGAGAAGACCTGGCCACTGTTTTAATGTAATCTTTTAAGAAGAGACACAACAAATGGAGTCATCAAGACAAACACAGGCGAATTATTAACTGGTGACTAGACAACAAGCTTTCTCTGAAATGCCAAAGTGGCAAGAAATGGAAGAGTCACCCTTTTAATTTTGATGCTTTCTCCGCGTGCTTTGGATGGAAGAGATTTGGCTTGATGAGATGAACACAGGATGGGTCAGCACGAGGCAGGGCTGTGGGGATGGTGGGAGTTTCCCCTTGTGGGTCTTGCCAGAGATAAATAACCCTGTTTTATCTGTTCCTACTCCTCAGTGGTGGCGTTGAGTGTAGTCGCGGCTCGGCTCGGCTCGGCTGGAGGTCTTGCTTGGCGGGTGGTGGGGTGAGGGTGTTAGTGGGGGCACAGGGGCTGAAGCCGTCAGTGCGTGGCCACGTTGAGGCAGCTTCCCAGATCCAAACGTCCCCAAGGTCAGTCtgaggtggtggcagcagcagtacCCTGAACCCCGCCCCAAACTTCTCTCCGGAGTTCCACAGTGTTCTGGGGGTCCAGCTCCCTGTCTCACAACGATCTTCATCTTCAATGTGCCCCTGCAGCTGGGCTGTGCCTGCCGCAGGGCGAGTGGGGACATGGGCCGGGCTCTCTGCTGTCTGTGGGATTTGGAGAGGTTTGGTTGCCTTGAAACTGGAGACGGTTAAAATGTGGCCAAAGGATATGTTCTCAGTCGTTGATTGAAATCCTGGTCCGCTGTCCTCCAGAAGCTGGGTGGAGGCTGGCGTGGCAGTTTCTCCATCGAGCTCATCACACGCACGTCCCCGTGATGCTAGCAGTCCAGCCACAGAGCCTCCCAGGAGCCGGAGATGCCCAGCAGCAAAGCCAGCCCGTAGGCTTTGTCCTCTGGCGCTTCTgcggtggaggtggggagggtgtggaCAGGAGACATCAAGTGCAGAGGGGCTGGGGTACTTCACTTGGGCCAGTTCTGACAGTTTCCTAGCTTGTCGGGCCTGGGCCCCTTCAGCAGGTACTAAGTTGAAAATCTCCTGTTCTCTGAACCATTGTGGAGCTGGGCCCAGACCCAGAGGAGTCCTGAGTCTTAGGTCTCAACTGAGTGGACAGCAGAGTGAACAGTAGGGTCTTGGAgcatgcgtgcatgtgtgtgtgcacctgtgggCATGTGGTGAAGGACACAGGACATAAGAGCATAGACTTTGAGAAGATGAGTTGGAATCTCTGCTCGGCATTGACTTATAACTTGTAACTTGTGAGTTACAGCACCTCCAGTTTCCTCAGATACAAATGGGGATAACATTACTATCTAGCAAAGTTatcataaggattaaataagttaatgtagGTAGAATACTTGGCCTGGCACCGCGCTGGGCACATAGTAAGGGCTTCACAAACACTAACAGTAGCTATTAATCTTATAGCTATTTAAGATGAATGGGAACACTGCTTAAAGCCCAGGATGCTACTTTGTCCTAGTTGGCCAGGCCCCTGAGCCAGGACCTTGGCGTGGGTCTCAGTAACTAAGAGCaatcatcatcatctttaaaaaatgaaagctccAAAGTTCCCTTTCTTCAACCTTCTCCATCTGCAGAAGTGAAACCGTGAGTGTTAATTTTCAGAATCAACAAGGCCATCTGAGATCCTCCATTACCTTATAATTATAAACGTGACCTGCTTAGTGAGCTCAGATTCTTTGTAGACGTTATCAACCACAAGGCCTCTAATGGTTAGTAATTATGATTATTACTGCTAAAGGGTACCAGTATTTGGAGCATCTATGCTGCTGGCACAGGCCAGGCGCTTTGTAAGTACTGTTACCTGGACTCCTCACAACCCAGCAGG carries:
- the ELF5 gene encoding ETS-related transcription factor Elf-5 isoform X2; amino-acid sequence: MLDSVTHSTFLPNASFCDPLMSWTDLFSSEEYYPAFEHQTACDSYWPSVHPEYWTKRHVWEWLQFCCDQYKLDANSISFCHFNISGLQLCSMTQEEFIEAAGVCGEYLYFILQSMRSQDAVSSCLKTSGIKTQDCHSHSRTSLQSSHLWEFVRDLLLSPEENCGILEWEDREQGIFRVVKSEALAKMWGQRKRNDRMTYEKLSRALRYYYKTGILERVDRRLVYKFGKNAHGWQEDKL